AAAAAGCCGAGTCATGTGTGAGAGCAATGCAGTTGGCACACACTGCTCATTAGCACAGGGCTGTGACGGGTTTAATCAATGAATATGTCAGAGAGGCCGGCTGAGCGGTTTGTTTCAGCCAAATCTGAAATGTTTACTACCTGCTGGATCAATGATTATACTTGCTTCCTGCTTCGGGATGAATTCAGGTCTGCAGGCTTATGGAAGATCATTCAATGTTACATTTTCTGGAAAATCCAAAttgtacttttaaaaatgagCTGTATTTTTGATGCACATCTTCACTAATGAAAAGAGGAACTTCATTCACTGTACACATGGTTAAATGGCAATTTGTTGGATTGAAATGCTCAATTCTCCTTCCTTCACATGCAGAGGATATGCAAAATTGTGTCGttattgaaaatgcattgattatGTCTGGTGGTACTGCAGTAACTTTTTATCacttttctttaaaacaaatatgattcttTAACAATTGAAAGTTCTTGTTGATTTCATCGAATGTTATGTCTCATCATTGGTGTTGTGTGTGAACTGGAATATCATGACGTTTCCCACGTTATTTGCTTGGCCTGtcctttactgctgtgtgtgaCGTTAGATATTGCCTGTAACGGTGTGGAGGAGACAGGCTGCCTGTGTGGGGGGCAGTGACAGtaacaggtgtgtgtgtttaggaCCGCTGGTCACTGTAGGCCCTGTGTGGAGCTGCCAGAGGGCTGATGGATGTCCTGGGTGAGAATGAAGCTCTGCAGCAGTTTTTTGAAGGTAAGAATAAAATATAATCAGCTCCAGTCAAGGCATCAAGTGCATTCAGTCACCTCCTTTACTCCGTTTCAATGATGCAGATAAGAGCGGTTTTTGTTGTATTACattgcattacattatattttatcaAGGCTGTTTTCGATTACATTTTATGGCATTTAGTATGATTCTTCCGTGTCACCAAAACCGGGTACAGCACTGTTAAAATGAGACCAATCTTTCTATCTTTCTTTATagaggatttattttattttgatgttctTTCTtcattaaagcaaaacatttggTTCATATTGCTTGCCTTCCTCTGATATGTATCATAATCTGAGATATACTAGATATATTGTTCCAGTTATCCAAATTACAGTATTAAAATTAGAatggttaaaaatatataatctataaAAGTATGCATCAATTGACTTCAGTCTGattatgtgtgtgtaaaagatgTGCCAGAGGAACAAACTCAGACACCATCCAGACAGCAGGACAATTGTTTTCGAGAAAAACATTTCCTCTCTGTGTAGTTTCACTGCCTAAGAAACATTTACTACAAAACATGAAATGGACGTTATGCCGTCTCTGAAACAAAATGTGCCATCAAATTCTGCTCCAGCAGTCTTGACACATGGTTtccatgaaaacaaaacacaatgggAATTATGGGAATGGGGCATCATGTCCTGCCGCAGGTACTTTGATCTGTGCTCCATGGAAACTGAAGGCTGTAAGTGAAACACTTGACCATAAAAGACATGTCTCTCAGTGCCTCTGCACTCTCTGCTTAATTGTTCAACGAACGCATGAAATACTGTGGGCTAAGCCTTTTACACATCCTCTATATCTCTGCTTAGATATATGGCTAGTCTGTTAAGTTGACAAAAGTGTTACAGCAAAAAATATGTGTAAAGAAGACTTTTAAAGGTGTTTGATCAATTGCCATTTCTCCCAATAAAGTtcgaataaaataaaaaacaaaaaacatgaacatgaacaaaagtgcaaaagcttgtgtttctcttttcgCACGCTAATTGTCCGTTGGCCGACTTCTAGAGAGTAACAGTGTTCAGAATAATTCATTATCATTTTGGTTCCTGTTGCTATAACTGTTTAACTAATAAAAGTATATTACGCTTTCCAAATTGAACTTGTTTTCAAAGGCTCAAGTCCATCTCTGTCTGTTTTCTAGATGTTTCTTATCATGCTTTGTGCCTGTGTTGGGGGTATCATATCCTCCTACAGAGTGCCCTTTAATTCCTTCCTAATGGTCTTATTATTGCCCACATCCACACTTCTCTGCTGGTTTCTATTCTTCTAGCGCTTCAGACAGCCTAATTTGCAGCTAGCAGGTAGTTGTGTGGTTAGAACCCTGTGTAGGGAGGCAATTGTGTGGTTTGGTCATATTTACGTGAGCCCATATATTGTTAGTTTACCCTGCTGATGCGAcctctgtttttttgtgtgtagtgtgtatttatattgaaTGTGACAAGTACATTTTCTAGGTTGAGatcagcttaaaaaaaaaaaagatttctttAGACAGCACTGATGTTCAGTTTTATTTACCACATAAAAGCAGGAAGAggggaacaaaataaaaccatgtaTTCTCTAGGATGCAAGTGGTCGTAATAAATCAGTGTGACCAATCATGACCTGGCATTCACAAAGTGCTCTATGGAATAATGACTGTGACAAGCATGAAAGCAGCACTATCTTCCCATGGTATAGTCACCAATACACATATAATCACATATATATTGTTACACAATCAATGTCATGAAATGTGTTCATCTGTCACACTGAACAGGTTAAGTAAGTACATGACATGCAGTATTTTCGTTCAAATAAGTGGTTATATGCTGTACGCTTGCATATACCCTCCACTCCATCCCTGAATAAGAAAACATGGAATATGAGAATGGCTTTCAGGCCATGTGGGCTTACTCAATCTTTGAGAGTTAATTGATTCCAGAGGTCTTTAAACTCTGTGTAAAGGGTGCTTTGTCCTTTTTCTTGCACCTGGGATTGTACAAATCACTTCATGTGATTCATCATAataactaaaaaaatatattttttctgaccCAAATTTTTGTCAGTGTTTTGCCAACCACCTTAAATCAAGCCTTGTCTCTGTTCTTACTCTGATGCCTTCGGGTCATGTTTCTACACTGCCTGGATGACAGACTGCTCTCATTATAAAGCCAATTTAAGGCTAAGACCTCTATTAGCTGTAATAAAAACTTGTTAAAATTcacagcacatttaaaaaaaaaaactgaaaggaGAGAATCTTTAAAGCACAGCAAAGACATGTTAGAACCATTGGAAACCATGGTAAAACTATGGTACAACCACAGTACAACCATGTTAGAAGTGCACAAATACGATAGTAAATATTCCAGGGTCAGTGTACATTAGGGATGCCTTAGGGAGATTTAAATGGACTGcaaccctgtactggatgaagcagATTTTGAAAAGGcaggatgggtggatggatggacattGAATGCTGTGAAAGTAGATCAATATTCCACAAACACTAACCAGAATTTGTGGCCCCAACTCTAAATCTTTCATGATACACTGTACACAAAAGCCTCGCTAAAGTGACTAATGAATgacaccaaaaacaaaaacaaatggtttGAAATCCACTGAAATAGTTTACATGCTGCAGTTTGATATGACCCTGTACACTGAACTGTCCTGTTGGGCGTTCGATGCTCTCTGATTGCCTGCACTCTGCACTGATATGTGAAGATATTCCTCACACTTTGGAGACAGTGTACAGATATCACAAGATTGTGCGCTCATAAATGGGTTATGAAGCAATTATTACAAGGACATCTATCTTAATTACAGTGCTGTGAAATTGTTACGGCACTCGAGAGACTCGCCCGTaaagacaaaaaataatgttattggTGTGTCGGAATTTTCCACGCGTTCCGTGCGATACGATTAAAGTACACGAGTTCAGCATGTGCCCCATTGCATCATGGGATTACAGCTACAGCAGCAGTAACAACAGCTTATATATAGTTCCATTGTCCCTTTCTGATAACAAGGAGAACTAAATACAGTACAGGAAGACTCATTCATTGCTGTGTAATGGGTGGGTCAGGAAATTGTTATGCAGATTAAGGTAGGGGGAATTCAAGCCTAGATTTTATAGCAGGAAATTATTCCCCTGGTGATGAAAAGGCCTCTTCCTTCATTACAGGAAAAATAAGGTCCATTTATGCATTACCCTTCCCACATGCCCAtccaaagaacagaaaaaaaaatctctctgtGAAATTACAAACCTCCATTCCAGCGTCTTCCATTTCACTGTTCTCAGTATATGCTGGCGAAACCTGGCAACCCAACTGCAGTGTTGTGAGAGGCCCCTCTTCCTCATTCCTGTGTCACTGTTGGTTTCAGCAGCTCGGCCACACATGGGGGTTATCACTTGCCCTTTCTTTAGCGCTCGTCTCTTCACAGATAAAAGTCTGCAATTCCGGTTTATTATATCACAGATACAATAACAGCTGATGACAACTTATGGCAGAAACATGGAGGAAATATGAAGGGGGACTTGTTTCAAATAGAAGCAGACACATATGCAGTGTACAAATGTActttcactttctttttttaagccgCTCCAGTAtcactttggctgtgtgcttggggtcattgcCCTGCAGGGAGACTGCAGgaccttacagagacaggtgtatttcatctgaaatcatgtgaaccacttttatAGCACACAGATGGACCCCATTTAGcttattgtgtgaattctgaagaCAATTGGTtgcaattttcatttttttttgctctggaaaagagtgtctgctaataaataaataaataaataaataaataaaaataataataataataataataaaaatttgcaaaaagcaaagggggtgaatacttctctaacgaAGACTTTTGAGATtggaattgatttgttttttttccatcccCCTATTTTTTCCCACATTGACAGTATGGAGTAGGTGGTGAATACTCACACTAGTGATTAACATTTATTCAAACTGTTTATCTCCCCCCATAATACTCAtcttcttctctctctgtctctctgtctctctgtttcagcctctctctctctctccttcactgtctttgtctctcacagctctctctctctctctctctctctctctctctctctcttccttcgAGTGTTTTATCTTCCCGCCTCATTTACCATATCTCTTCCTTATTAACCTcctctgcactgctgcagcaGCGCTAGGATTGAAAAGATTACTTACCTAGGGGCATGCCTGGAGAAGGACTTCAAGGCCCAGTCCACATACACATTATTAAAACCATAGTGCTCCATGCTATGATTCATTAGGGACATATCACAAGTCCACAGTGTCTAATATACCAAGACTCCCATAGTTTATTCATAAAAACATAGAAATGTCAAACCAAATCGTCAGCAGAATCTGCTGTCTGTTGTCTGTCCAGGGCACGATGTCAGTGGGGTGCTGGAGAGTGCAGTGGTGGACACCAGCATGCTGGAGGAGTACCTCAGCAACGACCTGGAGCCCAGCATCATGTAAGGTCCTTCCTCTTAGACCCAGGTGTATGGATGTAATTTGCAGCCCTATACAGCACCCTGttcacacagcacactgccttCCACAACACAGCACCAGCTACCCACTTCAAACCTCTCTGGGACTGTTTCAGCAGCCACAGCTCTTTCACCACAGCTCCTGCAGACTGAACAAACACTGCGTTATTGAGTTAGGGTTTGGAGTATGGAAAGTGAGGGGGTGGATCAAATATTTCTATATTCACTCCATTATTAGATTTAAAATCACACGAGTAGAGCACAGAGCCAGCTGCGTCCAAGGGTTGCACACaatcatatatttgtatataatcaTACATGATCTGAAtcccaataaataaatgtttggtAAATATTACTGCATGCATGCTCACTTTCCCTTGGAGGTGCATGTTTTGGCCTTCTAGTTGTGGGTAATCCACATTATCATAGAATAGAATAATATACACAATGTTGTAGGAGGAGAATAATGTAAAAtcttgtatatattatattgaaattatattatattgaatTATATTGAAGACACTGGTAATTGCTAACAATTAATCATGTCGAGCAAAGCATTATTAATGTGCCGTTACGGAAGTAATGGACTCTGAAGGCACACATTCCAGTTGGTACACTTCCTTTGTTTCAGTCTCCTGAGATGTAGTAACACTCTTGTCTGTTGCCTCAGCATGTTGCCGGAGTCACCCCCTGATTCAGGATCGGAGCCCTGCTCTCCTCCGCAGATACCAGGTCAGATGCCCAGCTGCCAACTTTGCACTGTACTTTGAAAATCAagccatttaaacatttaaagcaggggtagtcaattattttgtgtcaggggcCAAACTTCTtggtcaaggtccagacatcagagggggaggggggaatcACACCTTCGAAtgaccctttccaacacacatacacaattctgtgaattagtaatataccccgttgcttatattcaGTACATTCATCTGACaaagtacaaatataaaatgtttacataaatgtaaatattagtattaaaatggtttcagaccacttttaattttaatttgttaaagattattgtaggcatatagattaacataatagaaactttcaagcatttcatGTCTTATTAGATTTAAGTCTTTTACCGTTTTACCATTGcacaaaattaatgttgaaaaattaGGGGACAgatgattgagtaattcagggtgggGGTCTGGGCGTCCCCCAAAAGATTTTGACAAATGGTAACCTGAAATGcgcgattctgagtcatttcgaggtcaaaaaacagctcaaaatctccatgatatcaggcagatttggacacAAACaaatctttgcttcacaaccacatatcaccagcgacaaatcacacatcaaccgagaTTATACAGCAAACTAGACGTGGTtcctggtgcttgtcaatcacagatctatgtcggtgtgtctctgtaattgtaatgggtgaggatgcacaattttcTATTCATgacctgctagaaatatgcatcTTCATTGGAAATGAGCTGTTTCCAcccctgatgtaggagtttctaggtgaatgcaAGCTATGGCACCATGAGCCCCCTGGTCGTGTGTGCATTTGTATATTTTGGAGGTGAGGTTGAAATATATCCACATGTCAAACAATCCGCAatttagctgtttatttatagaaatcgggaaaacaaaccaaataccTGTCATGatcataaattatttaaaattattatcgTGGTCCAGTCAAGAGCGTCTGGCGGTCCGGATTTGGCCTGCGGTCTGCCTATTGACTACTGCTGATTTAAAGTATGTCTTTAAACTGCCTGCTAAACCAGCGGGGGGTATGTGTTAATTCCTCTCCAGGTATGCACTACGGGTCTTCCTGGTCCACTGGACGGCCGGATCAGGTGACGTTTCCCCACACAGTGGCCTCCAGCAGTGCATCCTGCCAATTTAAAGACAGAATCCCTGGTCAACCAGCCACCCTACCACAGCACCCCAACTTCATGAGCCTGGCAAGCAGCTACATTAAGCCAGATGCCCCCCCAGCTGCTCCCTGCCTCCTCAAACCTTCACCCAGTTGTCTGGGCACAGCTTACCCATACCTGCCTCCCAGACCAGCCCACCATCCTGGGTAGGTCAGACAGGTGACACAGACAGCTGCTTGATGATGGGTTGAACTTCTTCCAAGTGCCTAATCTGGACAATTATCTCAATGTCTTGTGTTGAAGGAACTGTGTATGTCTGAATGTCAATCACAATGAAacacatacatttacaaatacatcATTCAATGGCACATTTAAGGTTTCGacaaaatgtacagaaacaTATTTTGTCATTGTTGTAAAAACAACCCACACTGTTCTCGAACTTATTCTAATATGTGATCTAGCTACATGGTGTCATCTTAAACTCCACTGAACATCTAATCCCAACATTTTTCCTGTTCAATTGTGTCAGACCAGTTCATCTTGTGTCATTTGTCTCCTCACCTTCACTGTCTGGTCTTTCATAATCATTGAGTATACTGATTACACACAGAGTAAGTGGTGGGTGATGTCAACACCAGCGTTCATGGAGGTTTCCCTGACTATCTCTGCATTTCTTCCACTCAGACCTGTGTTACCGGACACCAAAAAGAGGAAACACTCAGATTCCTTGGAAGGGGGTGTGGAGCCGTGCCTGTGGACCGATCCGGAGAACCTGAAGGGGCCCATCGGTAAGTGCACATGTATGATGGTATGCTGCATATGCAAGGGCAATAGAAAAGCGTTAAGAAAgcattaattatgtttttaccaTGAGATATTGCTAAGAAAATAGATTTTGTAAAGAACAAGCACCATTTGTTGGGACAGGATGTCGGGAAACTGAAAAGTTCATTTTGTCCTGATATTGGGAATATATTCACTTCAATGCCAATTTATCTTGGGCATGTATTTAATCTGGTAGTAATTTCAACATTTCAACAGTTTACTGTAAAAAAAGTGTACTTTTCCAATATTTCCTGCTAGATTTCCATGTCACCGAGTCAGTATGACAAAGCAGGGGGCGAGAGAAGAAAAGCACCCTTGTTTTCGTAATGCTGAAGGAATTTACAGTTCAAGAATAAAGTACATATATCCAGGAATAAAGTACACTCGAGAGCAAAACGGTACACCTCCGAAAATCTATACACTGTAATGATCTGCCGAGTTAATGAATAACCTCTCTTTCAGCCTGCCCCCTCAGTTCAGTGAATGTGGAGTATGGTGGCGAAGTCCCCTATGATAGTGATGGGCAGACTGGCGGCTCAGGTACAGGAGGATACCAGTCATTGACCTGGGGTGGGTACCAGTCAAACCAGTGGGTGGCGCTCTACAACAGCAACTTTGAGAGCCTGTGAGTATCCATCTGCTGTGCCGCTTCATGTGTCTGATGGTTGAATAGGATTTTTCCCTTGCAGGCTGCATTGACATGACATACAAAGAGGGTGTCATAcatcttgttcttgttctccTCAGTCCTGTTCCTGGCTACCACGTAGACACCGACAAAGGCTTTAACTACTCAACTACAGACGAGGCCTTTGTTTGCCAGAAAAAGAACCACTTCCAGGTCACAGTTCACATAGGAATGGCAGGGAACCCAAAATTCGTCAAGACACCTCTGGGACTCAAACCCATACAGAACTTTTACCTGAAGGTTTTCGGTGTCAAGGTTAGTTGTCAGCACCCTTTTATTGTACCTGAAGTGACCCTGTACATCAGTAAACCTTTTACTGAAAGATATCAGCAGCTGAGATGGTTATCTTTCTCAAGCCTGTACAATCTTCTATCTCCTGGATCAACACACAAGCTCAAATTGCTAGGTGTTTTGCTTATACTGCTTGAATGCACCTAATTCAACAAATGATAGATTGGGAATAAAATGATAAGGTTGGCTCTGTATAACCTATATAGACAGTATATGTACCTATATTTGAGGTattccatatattttaaatatgcaaaaagtTGTCAGTTGTGGCATACTGGTAATATAAGCATCATACCTTTCTACCATATACTGACAATGTGTTTGTTCCCTTGAGATGGACTCTATTATAGACCCAACTCTCACTTTACTTTCTGTACAGGTGGAGGCTCTCAATCACATCATCACCATCGAACAGTCCCAGTCAGATCGAAGTAAAAAGCCATTTCTCCCAGTCAAGTACGAGTTTCATATTTCCTATCTGTGTGTGAATCGCAACTTGATAGATAATTGACTGAAGTGCTGAGTAGTATTGCACAACTCCCCCTAAATTACAGCTGCTTGATCAGGCAAAATATGAATggcaaatggaaaaacaaaaccttcaGCTTACCATTGTTGTACACAAGTTTATTTGAAACTGTAAAAGTAATGATGCATATGTCAGAGGGACCCTGGTATAGCAACCAACCCTGGCCTTACTCAGTCCCTGCATCGCAAGAGAGGAGAGCGAGGGAGCGGGCCTGTGACTGCTGTGCTCTTCCTCAGGGTCAACCTGCCAGGGGACAAGATCACCAAGGTGACCGTGGGTCGGCTGCACTTCAGCGAGACCACGGCCAACAACATGAGGAAGAAGGGGAAACCCAACCCTGACCAGAGGTGAGCCAGACCTGGCAGAGACCCTGATAGTATAACGCTGACTTTgtaagaaaaacagttgaattggagttggagagaaaaaacaatattgtaaCAATACTGCCATTGTCTTTTGAGTGACTTGGAAAGAAAAACGAAAGCAATACAAGAAGAACTTAAACTGTGTAGTACTTTTGCTAAAGTGGCCCCTGCGTTTTGGTCAGGTACTTCATGCTGGTCGTGGGGCTGTATGCCACTGTACAAGAGGAGAGTCACCTGTTGGTGGCCCATGTCTCGGAGAGAATCATCGTCAGGGTGAGTACGGCTGCTTTAAATAGTTAAAACAGCGGACATATTACCAGTACAGTATTTTCACAACATTTTGGTTAAATCTAGTTCAAAATGTACACCACGTGGAGgagacacaaacacatctgTATCTTGTAGCACCTCTGTATCATGCAGTCTGTCATAGATGCtcttgcaagtgactgatatcTCTTCAGACAATTTCCCACTGGTTTGACCGACTATTTCTTATACAACCGCAACTACTACCAACTAAAGTGAAGGATGTGTTTTGTTCTGGCCACATTGATGATCCCAGTTCTCTGCAGTGCGTAAGATCACCCCAGAGGTTACATAAATACAGCTGGCAGTCAGATTAAGCTGTTAAACTCATTTGTCCCCTGTGCCATCCTTGTGCTTCTTAGAAAGGAGACACCGCCAATCATTTCCAGGAAACAAAGCACAAAACATTCATGTTTCCATGTTCTCCTTCCGTTGCAGGCATCGAACCCCGGTCAGTTTGAGAATGACAGCGAGGCTCTGTGGCAGCGGGGACAGGCCCCCGACTCAGTGGTTTGTCACGGCAGAGTGGGAATCAACACAGACTCTCCGGACGAGGCCTTGGTTGTCTGTGGCAATGCCAAGGTCATGGGCACGGTCATGCACCCCTCTGACAGGCGAGCCAAGCACAACATCCAGGAGGTAGGCAGGAAGAATACGGGGCTCTGAGACCAGCATCCCCTGTTACAGCACCTGGGCGGAAAACCCCTGACAGATCTTAGACTGAGGCTCTTCCTTCCTCCTTTTGACGTTGTGGCATTAGACTCAAAAATTAACACAATGACTACGAAACAAGATTAAGGAGAAAATACACAGGATttctaacaatgtttttttgcatAAAAGAAGGAAGAAATAATTTCAGTTGGACTAGAAAAATAGGACTGATTGAATAGTGTAATGAAAGTAAAACCTTATCAAttcattttgacattttgaaGTTTTCCAAAAGCCATCATGGGCTGAGACCGCGTCTCATTTGAATCTTTCACTCAGTCCCACTCACTTCAGATTTAAGAATAACTTGTCCTTCTCTAAACCTTCCCTTTGGCATCTGTGAGTGAGCACACTGAACAGAAATCAATAATTCAGATGACCAGGGATGGTACAGCTTTGCCCTGACCTCTTGAGTATGCTATGGTTTGAAATTAGATACTTGATCACATTGCAGTGCCAAAGCATTAGATTCTATTACTCTCTTCACCAGGACCCTGTTCTTCTGTTTGTATCTTCTATGTAAGCAAAAAATGTGTGAGGTAATGTTGGTGATTTGTAAATTCACAGGTGGATTCAATCGAGCAGCTCAAAAGAATAGCGCAGATGAGAATCGTGGAATATGATTATAAGCCTGAATTTGCATCCCAAATGGGGATCAATCTGACTCATGAAACAGGTACGCATTTTCCCCCTCTTCATTCCCATGCTACAGTCCTGTCCTATCAGAAGTGCTCTTAATTTTGTTAcatcaaatatgcaaatatataaCATTCTTAATGTATCATGGAGGTGAAAATCAAGACTGAACAGATTGTGATATTTGTTCTTGAGCCATGTTCTCTGTATTACCAACCTCCTCTGTGCCACCTTCCATGTGCTGAACCTCCCGTTGTCACCCGCTGTGTCTTGGCctgtttctgtcctccctggcCGCAGCTGAGCCTGATGCGACTGTTGTTTTCCGATTGTTCCAGGTATCATCGCCCAGGAGGTGAAGGAGCTCCTGCCCTCGGCGGTGGTGGAGGTGGGCGATGTGACCTGCCTCGGCGGAGAGACGATTCCCAACTTCCTCATGGTTGATAAAGTAAGCAAGCGTGTGGCTCCCTGAATAAATGGCTTTAACGACTTAGATTCCAGACTCCATTATGTCATTGATATTTAATGATCTgattgttttagacttgtttTTTGATTTATGCATAACAGCAACGCAGCTACAGTTTCTACTTTAGGAAAAAAGTGTTCTAATCAGAACATTTACATAACAGaagtatgtatatattcataaatatatatggagaagaaatgtatatttatattatgtaatTTACCTAAGATCCAGCCCCCTGTTTAGCCAGCTCCCACATGGTTGAGGTGCTGTATTGCCCTCTCTCACCCACAGGGCTCGAGTGTCTGTAATATCTCTGCCCTGAATTCGAGGCTTATTAAACAGATGACCGTCAGGATATCCATCCGATCTAGCCTGACAATAACTATAAATGAATTGCATGTCTTGTCAATGGAAGATAAAAAGAGATCTGCCGCTATTAGCCGCTCTACAAGAGAGAGGCTAAAAAGTTCAGAAAGCATGAATGTATAAAACATCACCTTGCACACACTCGCCAGTGTAGAAATGATAAACCACAAAAAGGATACGGAGGCGGCACAGAGGAGGTTGATGATATTCTCCACACTCCCGACCGTGTGCGTGATTGTACTTGTGCGGGTGGGTTACCG
This Amia ocellicauda isolate fAmiCal2 chromosome 15, fAmiCal2.hap1, whole genome shotgun sequence DNA region includes the following protein-coding sequences:
- the myrfl gene encoding myelin regulatory factor-like protein isoform X1, which encodes MDVLGENEALQQFFEGHDVSGVLESAVVDTSMLEEYLSNDLEPSIIMLPESPPDSGSEPCSPPQIPGMHYGSSWSTGRPDQVTFPHTVASSSASCQFKDRIPGQPATLPQHPNFMSLASSYIKPDAPPAAPCLLKPSPSCLGTAYPYLPPRPAHHPGPVLPDTKKRKHSDSLEGGVEPCLWTDPENLKGPIACPLSSVNVEYGGEVPYDSDGQTGGSGTGGYQSLTWGGYQSNQWVALYNSNFESLPVPGYHVDTDKGFNYSTTDEAFVCQKKNHFQVTVHIGMAGNPKFVKTPLGLKPIQNFYLKVFGVKVEALNHIITIEQSQSDRSKKPFLPVKVNLPGDKITKVTVGRLHFSETTANNMRKKGKPNPDQRYFMLVVGLYATVQEESHLLVAHVSERIIVRASNPGQFENDSEALWQRGQAPDSVVCHGRVGINTDSPDEALVVCGNAKVMGTVMHPSDRRAKHNIQEVDSIEQLKRIAQMRIVEYDYKPEFASQMGINLTHETGIIAQEVKELLPSAVVEVGDVTCLGGETIPNFLMVDKEQIFMENVGAVKQLCKLTDNLETRIQELEVWNTRLAKLKRMGSLASSVSEKSAHRKVSRNCSIPPPHKPSLSKSVKKCLLEKYEHCSGNKFFKATIVALVSTMAFCVISISAIYMLTLSDNDDNFIGTSNDSTLVTVGSTTLSSATVGNLSTTTPTDSPSSSSSPSPSPWPPDVDYCSLQDCEMVFCCPPQPSNHTTASANTLQPSSIATHTPLTVSSGKGNTALRQEGKDWINTTIMSISITENQQIIDQRYCKPENCGAGSYSYVIPISKYMPVKSKVTLQLNTAEALVIFLCHFSSKEVCTGDKMDEMPSSWYTQGIEHKWRLPVAGLYSSSYHFRAVFPGHANCSTDPNYMGDLFTDYYFHFFRRCS
- the myrfl gene encoding myelin regulatory factor-like protein isoform X2, yielding MDVLGENEALQQFFEGHDVSGVLESAVVDTSMLEEYLSNDLEPSIIMLPESPPDSGSEPCSPPQIPGMHYGSSWSTGRPDQVTFPHTVASSSASCQFKDRIPGQPATLPQHPNFMSLASSYIKPDAPPAAPCLLKPSPSCLGTAYPYLPPRPAHHPGPVLPDTKKRKHSDSLEGGVEPCLWTDPENLKGPIACPLSSVNVEYGGEVPYDSDGQTGGSGTGGYQSLTWGGYQSNQWVALYNSNFESLPVPGYHVDTDKGFNYSTTDEAFVCQKKNHFQVTVHIGMAGNPKFVKTPLGLKPIQNFYLKVFGVKVEALNHIITIEQSQSDRSKKPFLPVKVNLPGDKITKVTVGRLHFSETTANNMRKKGKPNPDQRYFMLVVGLYATVQEESHLLVAHVSERIIVRASNPGQFENDSEALWQRGQAPDSVVCHGRVGINTDSPDEALVVCGNAKVMGTVMHPSDRRAKHNIQEVDSIEQLKRIAQMRIVEYDYKPEFASQMGINLTHETGIIAQEVKELLPSAVVEVGDVTCLGGETIPNFLMVDKEQIFMENVGAVKQLCKLTDNLETRIQELEVWNTRLAKLKRMGSLASSVSEKSAHRKVSRNCSIPPPHKPSLSKSVKKCLLEKYEHCSGNKFFKATIVALVSTMAFCVISISAIYMLTLSDNDDNFIGTSNDSTLVTVGSTTLSSATGNLSTTTPTDSPSSSSSPSPSPWPPDVDYCSLQDCEMVFCCPPQPSNHTTASANTLQPSSIATHTPLTVSSGKGNTALRQEGKDWINTTIMSISITENQQIIDQRYCKPENCGAGSYSYVIPISKYMPVKSKVTLQLNTAEALVIFLCHFSSKEVCTGDKMDEMPSSWYTQGIEHKWRLPVAGLYSSSYHFRAVFPGHANCSTDPNYMGDLFTDYYFHFFRRCS